In Desulfallas thermosapovorans DSM 6562, a single window of DNA contains:
- the larC gene encoding nickel insertion protein produces MFYTEDVLVMETAIDDMNPEFFPHLLDRLLEAGALDAYLQPVVMKKGRPGTMLTVLARENIQDILLQIIFSETSTLGVRLRTERRACLYRDFITVQTRYGTLRVKLALEGAGGRPLRYAPEYEDCRARAREHGVPVQSVYRAALLAAENMLKDEK; encoded by the coding sequence ATGTTTTACACTGAAGATGTACTGGTTATGGAAACCGCCATTGATGATATGAACCCGGAGTTCTTTCCCCACCTGCTGGACCGGCTGCTGGAGGCCGGGGCGCTGGACGCTTATCTGCAGCCTGTCGTTATGAAAAAGGGGCGGCCCGGAACTATGCTGACGGTGCTGGCCAGGGAGAATATACAGGACATTTTGCTGCAGATAATCTTTTCCGAAACCTCCACCCTGGGGGTGCGCCTGCGCACCGAACGGCGGGCATGTTTATACCGGGATTTTATCACGGTACAGACCCGCTATGGCACGTTGCGGGTTAAGCTGGCCCTGGAGGGAGCGGGGGGACGGCCCTTAAGGTACGCTCCGGAGTATGAAGATTGCCGGGCCAGGGCCAGGGAGCACGGCGTGCCGGTGCAAAGTGTATACCGGGCGGCTTTGCTGGCGGCAGAGAATATGTTAAAGGATGAAAAATAA
- the cdaA gene encoding diadenylate cyclase CdaA produces the protein MDYLRALKDNLNFNLDVFNIVSVIDILIVAFVLYRLMLLIRDTRAVQLIKGLAVLLVATAVSSLLNLHTVHWLLRYTLTGLVVALPIVFQPELRRALEKLGGGDFFSRPLTQMAEGDRSALINEVVRAVQNMSGTRTGALIILERATGLQELADTGIKVDGIVSAELLMNIFINKSPLHDGAAIIRGDRLVAAACVLPLSESRELSRELGTRHRAAVGVTEQSDALAVVVSEETGIVSMALEGTLYRRLNEAGLHELLVKFLQPTTTRSALSSIWQWR, from the coding sequence ATGGACTACCTCAGGGCACTTAAGGACAATCTTAATTTCAATCTGGATGTATTTAATATAGTCAGTGTTATCGATATTTTAATCGTGGCCTTTGTGCTGTACCGCTTGATGCTGCTGATCCGGGATACCCGGGCTGTGCAGTTGATTAAAGGTTTGGCGGTGCTGCTGGTGGCCACTGCGGTGAGCAGTTTGCTTAATTTGCATACAGTACACTGGTTGCTCAGGTATACCTTAACCGGCTTGGTGGTGGCGCTGCCCATTGTTTTCCAGCCGGAATTACGCCGGGCTTTGGAAAAACTGGGCGGAGGTGATTTCTTTTCCCGCCCGCTGACCCAGATGGCCGAGGGTGACCGTAGTGCCCTGATTAATGAGGTGGTCCGGGCTGTGCAGAATATGTCCGGCACCCGGACCGGAGCACTGATTATTTTAGAACGGGCCACCGGTCTGCAGGAATTGGCAGACACCGGCATCAAGGTGGACGGTATAGTATCCGCCGAGCTACTGATGAATATTTTTATCAACAAGTCACCGCTGCATGATGGTGCCGCCATTATCCGGGGGGATAGGCTGGTGGCCGCGGCTTGTGTTCTGCCGCTATCCGAAAGCAGGGAGTTAAGCAGGGAACTGGGTACCAGGCACCGGGCCGCCGTGGGGGTGACGGAACAGTCGGATGCCCTGGCGGTGGTGGTTTCAGAAGAAACGGGAATTGTGTCCATGGCTCTGGAAGGGACCCTTTACCGGCGTTTAAATGAGGCGGGTTTACACGAACTGCTGGTTAAGTTTTTGCAGCCCACCACCACCCGTAGTGCCCTGTCCTCAATCTGGCAGTGGAGGTGA
- a CDS encoding CdaR family protein: protein MAFRWRDNSIKILALFMALLLWVYVTNEQNPLMSRNYHIPLAVQGKPEGYVISGLPEKVHIRVQGPRTIGSALGAGDFTAQVNLMGVAEGEWELPVQVTTPPGVELLQVTPRTVKVLTDRITQKNVPVTLNFKGRVAQGLQRGDPVLEPPVVTLHGPSKLLAEINRVGVTVDVSGAEDTLVRDVALQTGVKGVTVSPGRVSVTVPVTALPARELPVRINLTGAPGEGYEVGEILVQPALVWVTGPRQVIENLAEVQSLKVDISGATEDVAREVVLVLPDGATSVKPDRVHITLPIVPQETEPPQPPEEEENTEDAGE, encoded by the coding sequence ATGGCTTTTCGCTGGCGGGATAATTCCATAAAAATACTGGCCCTTTTTATGGCTCTGTTGCTGTGGGTGTATGTAACCAACGAGCAAAACCCGCTAATGAGCCGAAATTACCACATTCCACTGGCAGTACAGGGGAAACCCGAAGGTTATGTAATTAGCGGGCTGCCGGAAAAGGTGCATATAAGGGTGCAAGGACCCAGGACCATCGGTTCCGCTCTGGGGGCGGGTGATTTTACCGCCCAGGTCAATTTGATGGGGGTTGCCGAAGGGGAATGGGAACTGCCCGTACAGGTTACCACACCGCCGGGAGTTGAGCTGCTGCAGGTGACGCCCCGGACAGTAAAGGTCCTGACCGACCGGATAACCCAAAAAAACGTACCGGTGACACTTAATTTTAAGGGTAGGGTTGCCCAGGGCTTGCAAAGGGGAGACCCTGTATTGGAACCGCCGGTGGTAACTCTGCACGGACCAAGCAAACTACTGGCTGAAATCAACCGTGTGGGGGTGACGGTGGATGTATCCGGAGCGGAGGATACCCTGGTACGGGATGTGGCCCTGCAAACAGGTGTTAAGGGTGTAACCGTCAGCCCCGGCCGGGTATCGGTAACTGTGCCGGTGACGGCACTGCCCGCCAGGGAACTGCCGGTGCGGATCAATCTTACCGGTGCGCCGGGTGAAGGCTATGAGGTGGGCGAGATTCTGGTGCAGCCTGCTTTAGTGTGGGTGACCGGGCCCCGGCAGGTAATTGAAAACCTCGCAGAGGTGCAATCATTAAAGGTAGATATTTCTGGTGCCACCGAGGACGTGGCCAGGGAAGTGGTGCTGGTACTGCCCGACGGGGCTACATCAGTAAAGCCTGACCGGGTGCATATTACATTGCCCATTGTACCGCAGGAAACAGAACCGCCACAGCCACCGGAAGAGGAAGAAAATACTGAAGATGCAGGTGAGTAG
- a CDS encoding metallophosphoesterase family protein — MNAGFSFIHAADLHLDSPFRGYDQIDFADPDTRENVLRQLRDCTFTALDNIVRACLLYRVDFLVLAGDIYDLTDRSLRAQLRFQSAMERLAEAGIPVFVAHGNHDHDDGRRAALTWPGNVYFFPAGEVAAWPVIRSEREIARVYGISYPRRDVCENYAALFKREPDAPFAVAVLHCNVGGDTEHANYAPCHLQELVQAGFDYWALGHVHRRNLLYKQNPWIVYPGNTQGRHPRETGARGCYLVRVQDSGATALEFLPVDCVRWEHVQVPIDGLATEQELLDKIDERLALLRHQHGGRSVVARLELNGRGALHRSLKHAGVLEGILEEMRGRFAGPGGSFVWPESIRCSTKLLVDKEQLRDSETLLGDLLVISRQARESSGTGGTGNNVRELLRQALAPLHHRMARYIPLPGDEEFDALLEAAEDLALDLLWEHEEGND; from the coding sequence GTGAACGCTGGTTTTTCCTTTATTCACGCGGCGGATTTACACCTGGACAGCCCTTTCCGGGGTTACGACCAAATAGATTTTGCAGACCCGGATACCCGGGAAAACGTGCTCCGGCAGCTACGGGACTGTACCTTTACAGCCCTTGATAACATAGTGCGGGCCTGCCTTTTATACCGGGTGGATTTTCTTGTACTGGCAGGGGATATCTATGACCTTACGGACCGCAGTCTAAGGGCACAGTTGCGTTTCCAGAGTGCCATGGAGCGGCTGGCCGAAGCGGGAATCCCCGTTTTTGTCGCCCACGGTAACCACGACCATGATGATGGGCGACGGGCTGCTCTGACCTGGCCCGGCAATGTCTATTTTTTCCCTGCGGGTGAGGTGGCGGCCTGGCCCGTGATACGGAGCGAGCGGGAAATAGCCCGGGTATACGGAATCAGTTATCCCCGGCGGGATGTTTGCGAAAATTATGCCGCTCTCTTTAAGCGCGAGCCGGATGCACCCTTTGCTGTGGCCGTGCTGCACTGCAACGTGGGGGGAGATACCGAACACGCCAATTATGCCCCCTGCCATCTACAAGAATTGGTGCAAGCGGGTTTTGATTACTGGGCGCTGGGACATGTGCACCGCCGTAATTTGCTATATAAGCAAAATCCCTGGATTGTTTATCCCGGCAACACCCAGGGGCGCCATCCCCGGGAAACCGGAGCCCGGGGCTGTTACCTGGTACGGGTACAGGATAGCGGCGCTACTGCGCTTGAGTTTTTGCCGGTGGATTGTGTGCGCTGGGAGCATGTGCAGGTGCCTATAGATGGCCTGGCCACGGAACAGGAACTGTTGGATAAAATAGATGAGCGGCTGGCCCTGTTGCGTCACCAGCATGGCGGGCGATCAGTGGTGGCCCGGCTGGAACTAAACGGGCGCGGTGCATTGCACCGGTCATTAAAGCATGCCGGGGTACTGGAAGGTATACTGGAAGAAATGCGCGGCCGGTTTGCCGGGCCCGGGGGCAGCTTTGTGTGGCCGGAATCTATCCGGTGCAGCACTAAACTGCTGGTGGACAAGGAACAACTGCGGGATAGCGAAACACTGCTGGGAGATTTGCTGGTCATCAGCCGGCAGGCCCGGGAATCTTCCGGTACCGGCGGGACGGGTAATAATGTGCGGGAACTGCTTCGACAGGCTCTGGCACCGCTGCACCACCGGATGGCCCGGTACATACCGCTGCCGGGTGACGAGGAGTTTGATGCGCTGCTGGAGGCAGCGGAAGATTTGGCGCTGGATTTGCTCTGGGAGCACGAGGAAGGGAATGATTGA
- the larE gene encoding ATP-dependent sacrificial sulfur transferase LarE encodes MAQHKYRQLTKNIQTCHSMLVAFSGGVDSALLLKAARDTLGRDNVLAVTFHAPFHGKEELLEVQSLAARLDCRLQVIKDSGLMDDADFCANPPNRCYICKRTILTRLLDLAREKGLSTVAEGSNADDVRDYRPGMQAVRELHVISPLQMAGLTKREIRKISRDLGLPTWNKPSSPCLCSRIPYGSPITYIKLRQIEEGEKFLKEAGFSEIRLRHHGPLARIEIPAGKMGDLINEPMLSMVQSHLRGLGFQYVTLDLHGLRSGSLNEVLDFK; translated from the coding sequence ATGGCACAGCATAAATACCGGCAGTTAACGAAAAATATACAGACCTGTCATAGCATGCTGGTGGCCTTTTCCGGTGGAGTGGACAGCGCTCTGCTCCTCAAGGCGGCCAGGGACACCCTTGGCCGGGACAACGTGCTGGCGGTCACCTTTCATGCCCCTTTCCACGGAAAAGAAGAGCTATTGGAAGTACAGTCACTGGCCGCCCGGTTGGACTGCCGGTTACAAGTCATTAAGGACAGCGGGCTAATGGACGATGCGGATTTTTGCGCCAACCCGCCCAACCGCTGTTATATTTGTAAACGTACCATACTTACCCGGTTACTGGACCTGGCCCGGGAAAAAGGTTTAAGCACTGTCGCCGAAGGCTCCAACGCCGATGATGTTCGGGATTATCGTCCCGGTATGCAAGCAGTGCGGGAATTGCATGTTATAAGTCCTCTGCAAATGGCCGGGTTAACCAAGCGGGAAATCAGAAAAATCTCCAGGGATTTGGGACTGCCCACCTGGAACAAGCCATCCTCACCCTGCCTGTGCTCCCGTATACCATATGGCAGTCCCATTACATATATCAAATTGCGGCAGATAGAAGAAGGAGAAAAGTTTTTAAAGGAGGCCGGCTTCTCCGAAATCCGGCTGCGCCACCATGGTCCTTTGGCCAGGATTGAAATTCCCGCCGGGAAAATGGGGGACCTGATTAACGAACCAATGCTGTCTATGGTACAAAGCCACCTGCGGGGTCTGGGTTTCCAATATGTTACCCTGGACCTGCATGGCTTAAGAAGCGGCAGTCTAAACGAGGTACTGGATTTTAAATAA
- a CDS encoding AAA family ATPase, whose translation MKTISVYGVNKNSGNTTIAVELALISQKKGLKTLLVDLDIHTGNVTKRLKLNRHPNISDWCEDIYLACKETSIINIKYTQDQWLQFLQRHSSGLDVLTSSSNKKLPGYGNIYYEIKIIYNSLIDSDYDVIVFDMSNIPTSFSYMVLEDVDLPILVVDTFRYNLKLLKHFIWDLEDVHFPVNKLKLLFNREASPVEDLPETVAQDFKLPVLGVLPEVQPEREFCDADEFNKRLSELFDKFMGLPS comes from the coding sequence ATGAAAACCATCTCGGTGTATGGAGTAAATAAAAACAGCGGCAACACCACAATAGCCGTAGAATTGGCTTTAATCAGCCAAAAAAAGGGTCTCAAAACACTACTGGTGGACCTGGATATTCATACCGGTAATGTTACAAAACGACTTAAGCTTAACCGGCACCCCAATATCAGTGACTGGTGCGAAGATATTTACCTGGCCTGCAAGGAAACATCCATCATCAATATAAAATATACCCAGGACCAGTGGTTACAGTTTCTACAAAGGCATTCCTCAGGCCTGGACGTCTTGACCAGCAGTTCGAATAAAAAACTGCCTGGTTACGGCAACATTTATTATGAAATCAAAATCATTTATAACTCCCTGATAGACAGCGATTATGATGTCATCGTATTCGATATGAGTAATATTCCCACCAGTTTCAGCTATATGGTTTTGGAAGACGTGGATTTACCCATACTGGTGGTGGACACATTCAGATATAATTTAAAGCTGCTGAAGCATTTTATCTGGGATCTTGAAGATGTGCATTTTCCGGTAAACAAACTGAAGCTACTTTTTAACCGGGAAGCCTCCCCGGTTGAGGACCTGCCGGAAACTGTAGCCCAGGATTTTAAACTACCTGTTTTGGGCGTGCTACCCGAGGTACAACCGGAACGGGAATTCTGTGACGCGGATGAATTTAACAAAAGGCTATCGGAACTATTTGACAAATTCATGGGATTACCTTCGTAA